A part of Rhinatrema bivittatum chromosome 16, aRhiBiv1.1, whole genome shotgun sequence genomic DNA contains:
- the LOC115078612 gene encoding WAP four-disulfide core domain protein 12-like isoform X1 has translation MLRILVLSVLLLSTAYWEGGVDGSDSSSKKAEEENGGMKSGDCASNSICTFKNCTVDSDCLGTMKCCNAYSGRYCVAPVFKTPCEDNKDCPGELKCCKNGACDSACHPSSLLCM, from the exons ATGCTGAGGATCCTAGTTCTGTCTGTGCTGCTGCTCAGCACAGCTTATTGGGAAGGAGGAGTTGATG GGTCTGATTCCTCATCCAAGAAAGCCGAAGAAGAGAATGGAGGGATGAAGTCTGGAGACTGTGCAAGCAATTCCATCTGCACATTCAAGAACTGCACTGTGGATTCAGATTGTCTCGGCACTATGAAGTGCTGTAATGCCTACTCTGGCAGATATTGTGTGGCTCCAGTCTTTA AGACCCCCTGTGAGGATAACAAAGACTGCCCTGGTGAATTGAAGTGCTGCAAGAATGGAGCCTGTGACAGTGCCTGCCACCCCAGCTCTCTCCTCTGTATGTAA
- the LOC115078612 gene encoding WAP four-disulfide core domain protein 12-like isoform X2, which produces MLRILVLSVLLLSTAYWEGGVDGSDSSSKKAEEENGGMKSGDCASNSICTFKNCTVDSDCLGTMKCCNAYSGRYCVAPVFKTPCEDNKDCPGELKCCKNGACDSACHPSSLL; this is translated from the exons ATGCTGAGGATCCTAGTTCTGTCTGTGCTGCTGCTCAGCACAGCTTATTGGGAAGGAGGAGTTGATG GGTCTGATTCCTCATCCAAGAAAGCCGAAGAAGAGAATGGAGGGATGAAGTCTGGAGACTGTGCAAGCAATTCCATCTGCACATTCAAGAACTGCACTGTGGATTCAGATTGTCTCGGCACTATGAAGTGCTGTAATGCCTACTCTGGCAGATATTGTGTGGCTCCAGTCTTTA AGACCCCCTGTGAGGATAACAAAGACTGCCCTGGTGAATTGAAGTGCTGCAAGAATGGAGCCTGTGACAGTGCCTGCCACCCCAGCTCTCTCCTCT AA